Proteins encoded in a region of the Neodiprion virginianus isolate iyNeoVirg1 chromosome 2, iyNeoVirg1.1, whole genome shotgun sequence genome:
- the LOC124297821 gene encoding hemolymph lipopolysaccharide-binding protein-like, which yields MHNNQSSVVPGLNLTSTSIVDQLISLRARRNNYIYTSGIGAHKLHIEAASWNSARHNCQDEGGHLAIINSMEEAQVIRKLVDTADIETIWIGAHDLFNEDEFVTIEDESIYKAGYSMWERGEPNNAGSNEHCLAVKKDGKFDDRDCKQAFSYVCEIRYPQVYV from the exons ATGCACAACAACCAATCGTCAGTAGTTCCCGGACTAAACCTGACTTCAACCAGCATCGTTGACCAGCTGATCTCGCTTCGCGCTAGACGCAATAATTACAT ATACACATCTGGCATCGGCGCTCACAAGCTGCACATCGAAGCAGCCTCTTGGAATTCGGCTCGGCATAATTGTCAAGATGAAGGTGGTCACTTGGCAATCATTAACTCCATGGAAGAGGCTCAAGTCATCCGTAAACTCGTCGATACAGCAGACATAGAAACGATTTGGATCGGTGCCCACGACTTGTTTAACGAGGATGAATTCGTAACCATAGAAGATGAATCGATATATAAAGCAGGATACAGCATGTGGGAAAGAGGAGAGCCAAACAATGCGGGGAGTAACGAACATTGTTTAGCCGTTAAAAAAGATGGCAAGTTTGACGATCGGGATTGCAAACAGGCCTTCAGCTACGTATGTGAGATACGTTACCCCCAGGTCTATGTATAG